One window of Pyrus communis chromosome 12, drPyrComm1.1, whole genome shotgun sequence genomic DNA carries:
- the LOC137711682 gene encoding probable aquaporin TIP-type, giving the protein MVKLAFGSFGDSFSVCSLKAYIAEFIATLVFVFAGVGSAVAYGKLTDASLDPAGLVAIAVAHAFALFVGVSIAANISGGHLNPAVTFGLAIGGNITILTGIFYWIAQLLGSIVASFLVKFVTQLDVPTHALGAGVGAIEGVVFEIIITFALVYTVYATAADPKKGSLGTIAPIAIGFIVGANILAAGPFSGGSMNPARSFGPAVASGSYSNIWIYWVGPLIGGGLAGLVYGDIFIASYAPVLQSEDYA; this is encoded by the exons ATGGTGAAGCTAGCTTTTGGTAGCTTTGGTGACTCTTTTAGTGTTTGCTCCCTCAAGGCTTACATAGCTGAGTTCATTGCCAcccttgtttttgtgtttgctGGTGTTGGATCCGCAGTTGCTTACG GTAAGCTCACAGATGCATCCTTGGATCCTGCGGGGCTAGTAGCGATTGCCGTGGCCCATGCATTTGCGCTGTTTGTGGGGGTTTCCATCGCTGCAAACATCTCAGGTGGCCATTTGAATCCAGCTGTTACATTTGGATTGGCCATCGGAGGCAACATCACCATCCTCACTGGCATTTTCTATTGGATTGCCCAACTCTTGGGCTCCATCGTCGCTAGCTTTCTCGTCAAGTTTGTTACTCAATTG GATGTTCCAACCCATGCACTCGGTGCAGGAGTAGGTGCTATTGAAGGTGTGGTGTTTGAGATCATCATAACCTTTGCTCTCGTCTACACAGTCTATGCTACAGCTGCAGACCCCAAGAAGGGTTCACTGGGAACCATAGCGCCCATAGCGATCGGCTTCATTGTTGGCGCTAACATTCTCGCTGCTGGCCCCTTCAGCGGGGGCTCAATGAATCCGGCCCGATCGTTCGGCCCAGCAGTGGCCAGCGGCAGCTATTCAAATATTTGGATCTACTGGGTCGGGCCACTTATTGGTGGTGGGCTTGCCGGGCTAGTCTATGGTGACATTTTCATTGCGTCCTATGCCCCAGTCCTACAATCTGAGGACTATGCGTAA